The Actinomycetota bacterium DNA window TCGCGCCCGCGAACGCGGTTTTGCCCAGTCGGGTACGCTGGGAGCCGGCAATCATTTTCTGGAAGTCCAGAGGGTCGAACAGATCTTTGACGAGGCCGCGGCCTGGGCTTTTGGCATCTTTTCCGGGCAGCTTTGCATCATGGTTCACTCGGGCTCCCGGGGGCTCGGCCATCAGGTCTGCACGGAATACGTCAAGACCATGGGCTCCGCGGCCGCACGCGCCGGCATCAACCTTCCCGACAGGCAACTGGCCTGCGCGCCGATAAACAGCCCCGAAGGCCGCGACTACTACGCCGCCATGGCCTGCGCGGTCAATTTTGCCAGGGGAAACCGCCAGGTGATGACGCATCTTGTCCGGCAGTCATGTGAGCATATCTTCAAGTCCTCAGCAGAGAAGCTGGGCCTGGACCTCGTCTACGACGTTTCTCACAACGTCGCCAAGTTCGAGGAGCACGAGACCCCGGGCGGCAGAAAGATACTTTGCATCCATCGCAAGGGCGCCACGCGGTCATTCCCCGCCGGGCACGCCGGCATACCGGAAAAATACCGCGCTGTCGGACAACCGGTGATCGTTCCCGGTGATATGGGCACGGCCTCGTATCTGCTGAAGGGCACCTCGACGGCGATGGCCCAGAGCTTCGGCTCCACATGCCATGGCGCCGGCAGGGTAATGGGCCGGCGCGCCGCCAAAAGGGCGATTCAGGGACATGAACTAAAAGCGAGGCTCGAAGCCCAGGGAATCACGATCAGCGCGGGGCGCACCTCGACACTGGCTGAAGAAGCGCCGGAAGCATACAAGGACATTGATAAGGTTGTGGAAGTCTGCCATCAGGCGGGGCTGTCCAAAAAGGTCGCCCGGCTGCGGCCGATGGGCGTGGTGAAAGGTTAAAAGCCCAGCGTGGCGCGGCGTTACCGGGGCTTGCGAAGGCTAGAGCAGGCTGGGCTTTCTCAGGTCCTGGCAACCACAGTCTCCATCTTCGGCGGCGTCGATGGCTTCCAGGATTATACGCGACTGGATCGCGGCGTCATCCTCGAAAATCTCCTTCAGCAACCGGTGCTCCCAATCGCGGACAACGCCCTCGGCGAAATTGACCACCAGGTAGAGGGCTGCGTAGCAGGCGCCGATATCGCGTGAGAGCCACACTTCCGGACACATGCTCTGGCCGATGATGTCACCGTATGTCTGCATCATCCGGATCTCGGCCCGGCTCTCGAAACGCGGGCCTTCGGTGACGACACAGGTGCCGCGCCCGAACACGCGCCCCCTGGCATGGTTTGCAGCAGCATCCGCCAGGCTGCCGGCCAGGCGCTGGCAGACCGGGTCGCGCATGATCAGAAGGTTACCGCCGGCAATCAGACCTTGATTTCGATCAGTGGTCAAGTCAACGAAGTCGTCCGGGATGACGATATCGCGGGGATCGAGCAGAGGATTGATGCTGCCGACCCCTGCTTCGGAAAAAATGTTTTTGACTCCCGCCTGGTGCAGCACCCAGAAGACCTGCTGCGAGGCCTCACCGCGCGTGACTCCCCGGCGCCAGCCGTGCAGCCTGACCGTCAGGCATCGGCGTCCGGCGGCGGTCTCAAAGATTGAAAACGGTGGAGAGGCGCCATGGGGCGTTTCAAAGATGAGGTCCTTCCGGATCACCCTGGCTCCGGCGCCGGCAGCATCGGGGAAGTCACTGCCGTAAGTTCCCGAGCCGCCGATAAAAGCCCAGGCCACCTCTGGCACCGCGCCCGCGCTCACGGATTTGATTTCTTGGAAATGTACTCCACCTGCATGCTGACGTGGTTGCCGGTGTCGTAAGTGTAACGGCTGAGTTGCTGCTCGATGCAGCCGTCCAGCTGCCTCACGGCGCCGAGGCGGGAATCGCCGGCGCGGACCGGCTGGCCCAGCGTGCTCTGGATATTATTCAGGTGCGTTATCACCACAACCATGTTGGAATGGTTGTTGGGCAGGATCTTCAATTCGGTATCGGGGCATTTTCCATTGAGCTTGTACGAACGGATCCCGGCGATGGTGCCGTCGACAGGCGAGTAGACGATCGTTCCCGCCGGCGCCCCGACATCGATCGAGGCTGTGGGCGAACCGGATTTTCCGCCCTCTTCCATGATGTAATAACCAGGCCCTCCCGCGGCAGACTGCGAGCCCAGGCTGGAAATAAGCGACCCGTTGATCTGATGGCCGTTGGGGGAGAGGCTCATGAGATTGTCCCCGTCGACGGGATGATAGCCGATGGCGGTGACTTCCCGCTCGAAGATGGGCAGCATCAGTTGCATGTCGGTAACGCCGGCAAGCGCTATCTGGGCAGGTTTTTGTGTCGTGGCCAGTTCCCGGGCAGCCGACATCGTGCTCTCATCGAGAAGGGGAGTTGACGACGCCCTCGAAGAAGCAATAACAGCGATCAACGCCACCATTGCCAGAACGAGCATCGCCGAAAGAAAAGCCGCGGAGTGCCAGCGGTAACGATATCTCGCTGTGACTCGCGGCTGTAGAGTGTGGGGCTCTGAAGCCATATCAGGCAAGAACCTTATCACGACAGCGGTTAATTTCAAGTACCTTTGTGCCGTTAAGCACATTGTTTGCCGAATTTTTTACTGCCGCCGGACGGCGGACAGCTTCAGCCTTGATATATAATGAGGGCGGCGTGCCGGAAACAAGCAACCATAATCCAAGTCCAGAAAAGGCCGGGCCCAGCCCACCGGATTCCGGCCATTTGAACATAAGGATCCCCCGCTGGGTCCAGATGGTGGGGCTGCCGATTCTGGTGCTGCTTACCTGGTTCATCGCCTCGGCATTGATCCAGGTCCTTTTCATCTTCGCCGCCTCGATGGTCCTGGCGCTGATGATCAATCCCCTGGTGAAACGACTGGAATGGCTGCATATCCCGCGCTACCTGGCGGTCCTTGTCGTTTTCCTCTCCCTGCTGGCGCTGAT harbors:
- a CDS encoding RtcB family protein; its protein translation is MSDVRKQGARQIAHLREISPWCWEIPQTGEMRVPGRVFSDSEFVTRAGQENALEQVANVACLPGIEMASMAMPDIHWGYGFAIGGVAAFRLKDGIISPGGVGYDIACGVRLIRSNLVASEMEKAVPGLVHELSRSVPAGVGRHGDVRLGHRELDSLMTKGVPWLISQGYGWPDDIEAIEDGGVLDGANPELISPRARERGFAQSGTLGAGNHFLEVQRVEQIFDEAAAWAFGIFSGQLCIMVHSGSRGLGHQVCTEYVKTMGSAAARAGINLPDRQLACAPINSPEGRDYYAAMACAVNFARGNRQVMTHLVRQSCEHIFKSSAEKLGLDLVYDVSHNVAKFEEHETPGGRKILCIHRKGATRSFPAGHAGIPEKYRAVGQPVIVPGDMGTASYLLKGTSTAMAQSFGSTCHGAGRVMGRRAAKRAIQGHELKARLEAQGITISAGRTSTLAEEAPEAYKDIDKVVEVCHQAGLSKKVARLRPMGVVKG
- a CDS encoding MTAP family purine nucleoside phosphorylase; the encoded protein is MSAGAVPEVAWAFIGGSGTYGSDFPDAAGAGARVIRKDLIFETPHGASPPFSIFETAAGRRCLTVRLHGWRRGVTRGEASQQVFWVLHQAGVKNIFSEAGVGSINPLLDPRDIVIPDDFVDLTTDRNQGLIAGGNLLIMRDPVCQRLAGSLADAAANHARGRVFGRGTCVVTEGPRFESRAEIRMMQTYGDIIGQSMCPEVWLSRDIGACYAALYLVVNFAEGVVRDWEHRLLKEIFEDDAAIQSRIILEAIDAAEDGDCGCQDLRKPSLL
- a CDS encoding M23 family metallopeptidase, translating into MASEPHTLQPRVTARYRYRWHSAAFLSAMLVLAMVALIAVIASSRASSTPLLDESTMSAARELATTQKPAQIALAGVTDMQLMLPIFEREVTAIGYHPVDGDNLMSLSPNGHQINGSLISSLGSQSAAGGPGYYIMEEGGKSGSPTASIDVGAPAGTIVYSPVDGTIAGIRSYKLNGKCPDTELKILPNNHSNMVVVITHLNNIQSTLGQPVRAGDSRLGAVRQLDGCIEQQLSRYTYDTGNHVSMQVEYISKKSNP